The window CATTGTCAAAAGAGCAGCAGATCTGCAATGTAAATTGTGAAACATATGTTGATTCCGTTTTTCCTGTAACAGTAAACTCAGCATTCTTTTAAGCTCAGAAACAAAAATCGTGACATCTAGCACTACCTGTACACGGgatgggtgctggggccagtgctgcctgcagtgtgggcatcccatataggtaccagttcatatcctggatgcttcatttctgatccagctctctgctagggcctgggaaagcagtagaaagatggcccaagtccttgggcccctgtacccgtgtgggagaccaggaagctgctcctggatcctggctttggattggcacagctccggccattgaagccatctggggagtgaaccagcagatggaagagctctctctgtctgtctctgtctgcctctgcctctgcctctttgtaactctgcctctcaaatatagatacatcttaaaaaaaataagggggGATGGGTGCCTTTTTCCATTTCACTCTCATAAAGGTCCTACAATTAATCGGTTTATCATCCCATTTTATATACCCAGGCAGGTAACATTCAGTTTCCCAGGGTCACACACCTAGTGTAGTAGCCACTAGGGACACTTGGTGAACATTTCCTATTTCCTGTTCATCTAAGTGGGATGGCCAGCAGTCTCCTTTTGTGGTCATAGCTTAAAACAACTAATTACCCAGGCTGAAACTGTGGTGCACAGAGTTAAGTTgcaacctgtggtgccagcatcccatgtgggagccggtttgtataccagctgctccacttctgatccagctccctgttaatgcaccagggaaggcagcagcagatgacccaagtccctggacccctgcgcccacatgggagactagaagaagctccaggctcttggcttcggattggcccagctctggccgttgtagccactggaggagtgaaccagtggataaaaggtgtctctcagtctctctccttctcttaaaAACATTACCCCACTTCTTGCTTGTTGAGCATCTGTCAGAGACAGAAGATTCATTCTTCAGCACACCTGGAAAACTCCTTCTGTAATCTTGCTTGGCATCATGTGTATTGAAACAGATGTTTTAGTCTGCTCAGGAGACAGGAGGGTGTGTTTTTGAATTTTgtggttattttgttttgttttacttacgATGCAGGGAGGCACCATGGTGAAtctagaggaaggaaagagggtgtgtgtgtgtgtgtgtgtgtgtcgagaAAAAGATGAGCAAGTGCATGAGCAGGACCAAGTCAGAACTAGAGATGTGTAGAGCAGCACGCAAGAAAAGAACTGCACTACATATGAGGGCTCTTGGAAAATGAATctaatgagaaaactatgcatggaaataataaaaggttctgtagcaaaacaaaagaaacatctAGGTATACTTGCAACAAAATATGCAAAATCTCTATGAGGATCACCACAAAGCTCCTAAAAAAGTCTCAAGGAAGAATTAAACATTTGGAGACACATTCtatggtcatggattggaagactcattCTAGCCCAGATAGCTGTATTTCTTCACTTGATAGACCAACGCAGTCTTAATCAAAATCCTAtcaacagggccagtgctgtggcgtagcgggtgctagcattccatataggcgctgcttcaagtcctggctgctcctcttccaatctagctctctactatggcctgggaaagcagtagaagatggcccaagtgcttgggcccctaccatctgtatgggagaatcagatgaaggttggggctcctggcttcagatcagcacagttccagctgttgtggccaattggggagtgaaccagcagatggaagacctctttctctctctctctctctctctctctctctgcctctccttctctgtgtaactctttgaaataaatcttaaaaaaaatcctatcaacATGTTTTACAATTaccaaactgattttaaaatgtatgtgggGATGAAGATACCCCGAAGATCCCACCTCCCATAATTGAAGATGAACATATTGGAGGATTGACGTGTCACAGCTTCACTAACTTAAGAGACAGCCAGTCATGGCAATGTGGGACTGGTGAGAGTCAGAATGGTAACCCCGGAAAAGACCTTCACGAATACAGTTATCAGATCTTTGACAAGAAAGCAAAGTGATACAAAGgagaaaatcttaagaaagagcACCAGGTTTGTGAAATCTCCATTCCAGGAGAGGGCAAAGGACTGTCACCAAAGGCAGGTGGCTTTCAATGGAGACGGATGTCTGCAGGTCACCCTGCACATGGCTGACCAGGGGAGGATGGTTCGAGGCCATAGGCAGCAGGAAAGTCTCTAGGTGTGCGTTCCCATTAGTAACACTGTTTAGGGCATGCGCCTGGACAGGTGGATGCCTGCACATCTCTGAGTACACTGCGGTccacccaggaagccagggcagagcagggagcacaGGACAGGCTTGACCTGGACAGGGGCCTTCCCATCCACTTTGCCCGCCCTGTAGCAACCTTGCCTGCAAGCTCATCATCAGGCTCACATCTTCCCCCAGATAAGGAGCAGAAGAAGCAGGTGAAGACTCCAAAATATGGCCTTATGGTTCCCAGGAACAAGAGGACCAGCCTCGAGCACTGGAGAACAGGAGCAGGCTCAGGACTGGCCCATGGCTGTGGCTCCCCACCCTGGAGAGATGAGTCATCAGCACAGTAGCCACTTGTCACCCTCTATCTCGTCAGCTTCTGGCCTCAGTGTGATTCTGCAAAAAGCACCCTGTGGGGACCAGCGATTCTGAGCCCTTGGGGTCCTGCCAGTGACACAGCCATGGCTCATTCAAGAACGGAGTACAGAGTGGTCAACTCCAAACCAGACTCAACAGCTAGAGAATCCTAGGCCTTCCAGACCCAGGGGAAAATGGCTATGGCCTAACCTGCCCCATTGGGATGACCCAGGTGGCTTCTGATGAACAGGGCCTAGTCGCCTTTTGGAGGTCGTGTGGGTTGAGGAAGAGGCTACAAGTGTCAGGGACCCTTGGAGAACTGGGATGCTCTCTCTGCCCAAGGTAGGGTTCCAGACTCCTTCCCTGTGGATCCTCCAGGCCAGGAGCCtctgagccaggagtctcttctcccAACGTCAGGGGACACATTCTCCATGCTAATGACCCCTAGTGACAGCATGACCTGGAGAAGCTGAACCCACTGTGACAGCAGCCCAGGAGGCCTGAGCTGCTAGAGGGCATGTGGGCATCTGGCCAGCCAGGTGTGCCACCAGGACCACCTGGACATTCTGGGGCTGCCTCCACCCACTGGCATCCTGGTCTGTGGTCAGAAGTGCCCTGGGGTCCTCTTGCAGGCTCAGGCCATGAGATGCTGGATTGTGAGATGgggcagggaggaaagaagagtgggaacctggtgcccacacacCCAGGACAGTGCACAGAGGTGATCATGGGCCTGGTCCCTTGGCTGGGCCCACACTCCTGAACTGTCCCAAAGACCACATGTACCCAGCCACTGCTGCTCCTCCAGTTTTCCCCTGGTCCACGCTGGGCACAGGTCAATCTCAGGAAGTGATGGAGCACCCCGAGCCGGGTCTCTGACTGCATCTGGAGGCTGTGGCACCTCCAGCCTCTTGCAAGGGACTCAGGGACCCTGTGTGGCAGCTCGGCTCCAGGGGTCACAAAATCAAAGGCATTCTGAAACAATTTAATACACAATCAACAAGGGGCAGAAGTTCCCGAGGGTTCCTTCACAAAGGCGGGAGGGGTATGTGGCAGCCCacaggtgcctgggttcatgtcctatCTCATCTCCTGCTCTGAGGGTGCCCATAGCAACTGTGGCAGTGGACTGGCTCCTTGGCCGAGATGAGCCAGCGTGAGGCCactcagggagggggagaggagctccagagaggagccttgtcaATTGGGGAGGCCACCAGGCATAGAGAAGCTAGATGCTGGCCAAGTTGAGCTAGGGTGAGGAAgctcagggaggggagaggagctgcAGAGAGGAGCCTTGTCAGGCGGGAGGTGCTGGGCATAGAGAAGCTAGGCTTCTGGCCGAGTTGAGCTAGGGTGAGGAAgctcagggaggggagaggagctgcAGAGAGGAGCCTTGTCAGGCGGGAGGTGCTGGGCATAGAGAAGCTAGGCTTCTGGCCGAGTTGAGCTAGGGTGAGGAagctcagggagggagagaggagctccagagaggagccttgtcaATCAGGGAGGCGCCGGGCATAGAGAAGCTAGATGCTGGCCGCGTTGAGCTAGGATAATGCGTCATGGTGAGggagaggagctccagagaggagccttgtcaATCAGGGAGGATGCCGGGCGTAGAGAAGCTAGATGCTGGCCGAGTTGGGCTAGGGTGAGGAAGCTCAGGTGGGggagaggagctccagagaggagccttgtcaATCTGGGAGGATGCCGGGCGTAGAGAAGCTAGATGCTGGCCGAGTTGGGCTAGGGTGAGGAAGCTCAGGTGGGggagaggagctccagagaggagccttgtcaATCAGGGAGGATGCCGGGCAAAGAGAAGCTAGATGCTGGCCGCGTTGAGCTAGGGTGAGGCagctcagggagggagagaggagctccagagaggagccttgaCCATCAGGGAGGCCGGCGGGCATAGACAAGCTAGCCTCCTTGGCCGAGATGAGCATGGGTGAAGCCTCAGGATGGGggagaggagctccagagaggagccttgtcCATCGGGGAGGCCGCTGTGCTCAGACAGCCTAAGCTTCTGGCCCGTCTGAGCTGGACACCTGGTGGGCTGTTCTTCCCCTCCAGGTGCCCACACACATCCAGCTCCTCCATGGAATGGGCAGCAAGGAGGCCTCGAGCCAGGGAGGGCACACAGGCCTGGTCTCCCAGTGCAgagctggctcctgcaggctccagcCCGTGAGTGTCCCCAGAGTGCATGGGGCTCCCATGCAGGGAGGGCATcttcagccctgctcccagggctggcacagccTGCATGGGCCCGGGATCCAGGGGCTctgaggcaggtgggggaggggccctgagacCCTGCTGGCCACCCAGCTCCAGGGGCCAGAAATCAGCGCCTTTGACAGGCGGGCTGAGATTTGGGAGGCCCCCCCATCGGGATAGGTCTCCCCTGCTCTGCAAGCTCTGTGGGGCCAAGAGGCCTGGGCCACGCAGAGACTCTGAGGACttcacagacagggctggggacgAGGGCTCTGGGGAGGCACCCTCTTCACAGCCTCCCTCCTCGTCCTCTTCAAAAATTGTCTCGGGCAGGACGAATCTCAGGTCCCGAAGCAGCTTTGGCCAGGGAGACGCAGGACACTCAGCAGCCTggtcttcctccccttcctcctcctcttcgtcctcttcctgcttctccagGCCGCTGTAGTACTCCTCGTCCTCAGAGTCGGAGTCATCTTGGAAGGTCACGTTGAGTTTGGTCAGGGAAGTCCAGCGCCGGAGGGGGCCTGGCTCGTCCAGCCAGGAGCACTGTGGGCCCGAGAGGTGGGCGGCGCCCCCTGACCCTGAGGCCCCCGTGGAGGAGCCCTGGCCGCGGGGCTGGGTGCTGCTCTTGCCACGACTGCCCTTCTCCTCCTTGGTGTGTTGCTTGGAGTCGGGCTGGACGGCAGATCCGAGAGGACCGGTCTCCCCGGGGACAGAAGCTGAAGCCCCCGCTGGCTCCTggggagctgcagcagcagggtGACAGCCTTTGCTCTCCGCAACGATGGTCTTGATGGACACTGGTGGGGGAGCGCGCTCCTGAGAGCCAGGCGGCACCTGCAGGGCCGGGCTGCCATCTTCGGTTGGCTTATCTGGAAAAAGAACAGATGGGTTTAATTTCTCCACGGCCACCAtctggcctgcagggtgcctGCCCTGACCTGACCCTTGGGGTCCCCATTACTCGGTGTGATGCTCAGGAcacctccagcctgctggccgcAGAAGGAATGGTGCATGCAGCCTGGGCCATGGGAATGACAGGGACACCTCTGGTTCTCCCCTCAAAGCCCACAGACTGGACAGGCCTTGAGCCCCCCACCTCACTCTCTCATCTCTGGAGACTGCTggcaccaactcaggaccccatTACCTACCCCACCTGAAATCCTGGGCCCTAACAGTGCATTGGCTGAGTTACCCGCATCTGAGTCCCTCCTCAATTGTAGGAAGggaactgagcctaagatgatgggggtgagagctggggctgtggggcagacatggGGTCTGGCCAGGCCCTCGGGGACAGGGAATGTGGTTTccaaagaggtggcaggggttccctgtgtcctctgcccctgggccacaGTCCCTTTCCCGGTGAAACTGGGCTGTCATTGCTTCTGTCTCACGAgcacccaggggaggcagcacctggaagCACAGTGGGGACTTCCCAGTGTCTGAACAGgctgcccctgggcccccactgccagcctctagagctgggacaaagccatctctgctctgcatggggacccaggTGCTCAGGTCCTTGTCAGCAGGGGACAAGAACGGGGACCCCTCTGCACCAGAGCCCAGAGGCCACTGCTGCTCCGGGTCCTGCTGACTTCTGTTGGCCCAAGGCTAGGactgcagagcccacactcagCTGAACTTGGGTTCTGCCGTGGGGGACCCCAGCGCCTGCCTCTGCGCCCACCCTGCTCACAGGAGTGGACTCGGCCCCCACTACTGGGTTCAGGGCACGTGGGCCTTCCAGGGGtcctcagatggctgaaggggaTCCAGTGCCGGCTGGACCACCCCGCAGGAGGATCCAGGGAAGCTGCCCGAGGCCCCGCCAGGCCATGCTGTCAGAAGCTCCTGAAAGCAGAACTGCTGAGCCCAGGGAGGACAAGGAGGACTAGGAAGAGGTGAGTCCCTGGGTggggctgccagggcctggcactcccactactgactcccccaagggagcatgggacggggccgtgtgctggactcaccttcgggaggcaggaggcactgcAGCTTCCCCAGCTCACGCATGGAGGCCCGCAGCTGCCTGATGACTGCATCCTCGCTCAGTGACCAGGCCTGcttcagggtcacctgcaggaactccCGGATGTGGTCCCTGGACATCTTCATCAGGCGCTCtagacatgggggtgggtgtcaggctaGGAGGAGCCCTAGGCATGGCGtagccaccatggctgctccaaCCCTTGTTTCTGCTGCaacccctgaccctggccctgtcccccacttgctggccctgaggctcagcctcagcttggaccaccctcagcaggacagggcctgcctggtctgcacagcaggctccttcctgtgtctgctgggcctggggaagcTCAGCTCTGCTCAGAGTCACAGGCCACCAGGTCAAGAGAGCCAGGCAGTGGGGAAGGAGCGCATGCAGGAACTCCTGGATGTGGTCCCGGGGCATCTTCAACATGGGCTCTGgacatgggggtgggtgtcaggctggGAGGCGCCATTTTTGGGGGTTGGGGATGAAACGGGATTCGCAATGCCCCCTAAGCTGGCCAAGAACTCAGAAAACTCGTCCCTCCCCTAGGTTCTGCTCACCCGGGCCAAGCATGGGACCCCCCCaactcctccatccccagcacccaggcctctgtgggccctgaggacttACTTCGGTGGACCTTGAGGACGGTGTACACCATGCCGGTGAGTACGTGCGCGCCCTCAAGGATGTAAATGTCGAACATCCGAAGTGCCAGGGGGAACGGCACCTGGGGAacagaggcattggaggacccCACGCATCAGGGCCTTAGTAGGACCCACAgtgggtgggtgtgcagtgtcatAGGGCATCCTAGCTGTGCCCTAGAAGCCCAGAGAGAAAGAGTACCAAGGCCTATCCAGGACCCTGGGGCCACGCGGACTGCTCTGCACACTTTGGAAGCCACCCTGGAGATGCCAGacagcccagggacctgggggaggggtcagcccTTGGGCTGTGCTGAAACCAGCCTGTGGCACCCAGGGTCTATGGATCTGctgcctctcactgtagggctctggcctttgccaggctctcaggatgggtcctggtgggacctgtcccctccttgctgtccctgaggctcagcctcagcttggaccaccctcagcagagcagggcctgcctggtctgcacagcaggctccctcctgtgtctgttggggctgggggagctcagagTCAGAGACCACCAGGTAAAGAGAGCCAGGtactggggcaggagcttccctgggcaaggggtccctggggcacttaccccatccaggaagcactggatgtACCAGTGGGCGGTGTAGTCCTCAAGGcacacaccctccttctcctgagaagaggcagagggggctcagggcccagggcccagggcccaggcctgactccctctaatctgagccctgtggcagagcccctgggtgcaggaagcccagcagcaggtgcatcccCCCTCCCAGCGATGCAGATTCCTGAAAGGACACAGGTCCCTCAGTCCACTCTACCCTGGGGACAGCATCTCCCTTCAATCTACACAAACTCTGGGGGAACAAGTGGTGGAAAACACACCAACACCCAAGCTGCCACAGACCCCAGTAACAAGGAAAGTCTTGGTGAGGACGTagcctcccctggcccaggaagcagtcaggacccctctctgtcctcccctccctcaGCACAGAGCCCCCGAGGGGAGAAAGGAGATGTTTacttaccaggtgtttctccagggaggggagcacgcGACGCATGATAGCTCCCAGGTGGTGCTGGAATCGCTCCAGTTTTGGGGAGTCCGGTGTGTAGAAATCTGAGTAATAGCAACCCCCCGGCCCTCACTTCAGAGTGTCTTCCCGGGAAGGCTGGAAAGTCAAAGGCTTGGAGCGGGTTCTTTCTGAACATGGAGGGTCAGGGGAAGCTCTAACAGGCAGGGGAGACTCAGGGGAAGGGGGGGTACAGCTgacagcccagggcaggctgcctAAGGTGACCTCTGGGCTGACTGCAGTCACACTGGGTGCCTCAGGGCCATCTGGACACTCAGGGTGAGGAGGGGTCACCCTAGAATGGATGCTCCTTCTGCAAGggtgtggctcagtgggtgggAGTCTGAGTAGAGATGTGAAGCAGTAAGGCCAGTAGAGACCTAAGGgtcatttgtcaaagacaaggCACAGGACCTTTGTGTGATGGGAAGTGAGGGGTATGGCTTGGTATTGGACCCTCTGCCGGCCATGGCTTCTAAGGAACCATTCTGAGGGAGACTGCCCTATGCACGCAGCAGCCAGTGAGGGACAATGTCCCAGTCACTTGTCTGCATGCCCATCCCTGCACTTGCACggaccacacccaccacacccaTCACCCACCATGCATCGCGTGCTGGCTGTCCCCCATGAGCTGGACTAGTGCCCAGAAAGCATCCTCTTCACTCAGCCACATCAGCAGCAGGGCTGCCACGTGGCTTAGGCCCTGGCTGTAGCCCAATTCCTGGAAGAACACAAAACACATCAGAGGGACCTCCCTGGCTGGGATGATCTCACGTGGCAAGGGTGACCTCTCCTGGGAGAGCTGAGCATTACCACCAGGCCCCACTGCTGCCCCTTGGGTGTCAGGATCTCTCAAAGTTCCTGGAGAGAATCCTGCAGGGTCTGAGCGCAGGCTGTGCAGGGTTAAGAAGAGGTATGAGCCCCACCCCAGATGTCAGGAAGGGGAAGACTGTTGTGGGAGTGCAGACTGCACACCCGTGATGGCCTCTGGAGCTCTCTGCTGCACAGGTGCCCTGCTGGGCCCCACTGCAGACGTGAGGAAGAAGCACCATAGTAAGGCCTGCCTGGGCCAgaacagagcccagcccaggagaaggcttCCGTTCTGCCCCAGAACTTGAGGTTGGGGCCAAGGAGGCCATGAGCTTGAACTCTACCCCTCAGTCTCTGCCTTGTGGATTAGAGAGGCCCCCTCAACCCAGGCTAGGATTTCTGTGACCAGGGGCACCCTGCATGGACAGCTCTGGATATGACCTTGGAACGTTATCGCAGAATACTCACGGGGTTGTACATTGAGTATGCGAGGAGGACCTCAAATAAGGAGCGTTGtctggaagagagaggacagaggctgtgCGTCCAGTGCTGCCGAGGCTCTCAGTGTGGCTCTGCCTAACAGAGCCTGACAGCCACACGCAGGGCCCTTGATACTCTGCTCATGAGCAGTCCACCGTGTGGATGAGTGCTGCCTGCAGGGACATGCacatctcccagggtgcagtcaTGTGCAGTTTCGTTTCCCCAGGTGGGTGTTCATTGCAGAGGTGAGCGTCCCACTGTGGGAAGTGCAGTCCCGTGGGTCTAAGCCATGGAGAGTCAGCCTCCCATGCACGTTCATTCTGATAGGGAGCAGCTCCTGTGGCCTATCTGTTCCCCATGAGCCTCTGTGGCCaaactccccacctcccccagcccgtgGCCACCACTGCCCTGTTGTGTGTCCCGGATTTGGCCTCTTGCAGACGTCCTGTGAGTGGATCACAGCACGTGTAGCCTTTGAGGGACGCTTCCTCTCTTAGCAGGATGCACCTGAGATGCATCCAGGTGAGCCCAGGGCCGAGCCTCGTCCTGCCTCTCACTGAATCCCATTCTAGGATTCAGCTGGGACATGGGTTGCTTATCCGTTTCCCCACTGAGCATTGTGCAGGCTAGTCCTGTGTCCAGTGACTGTGAACACAACCCTGAATCTTGCGTGAGGGTTTTATGCACTCAGCTGTTCTGGTGGTTGTGTAAATGTGCGTGTGTGCTGGGGTTCGTGTGGAAGGTGTGTGTCTCTCATTGTGAGAAATggccctgggtgctgctgggggcctgggcactgTGCTCTGTTCCTGCAACGAACCGGAATTGCGCTCACCTCACGTTTTCCCCAGCACCCGGCGTTCAGTGGTCTTAGTTCCCCCATTCTCACAGCTGTGCGCTGGTGCCCCGTTGTGGTTTAGGTGCTAAGCATGTTTTCACGCGTTGAGTAGGAGAGTTGTGTGTGCCATCATGCAGGGGCCCTCCTGAGCCTTGGCCCATGTCAGGGCAGGGAACCCTCATTTGCTTTCTTATAATTGAGATTTACaaacttcattttctgtattttgtaaaTACTGTCTCCCCTTGtgttccttttcatttcattcccaCCAAAGTGTCTTTGGGAAAGCAAACTGTTCAGTATAAATAGAAGGCCATggatccatttttttctgtccaaGAGGAATTATGCTTTAGGTGTGAGCCCACGTCTCTCCTAGGACCCCATGTGTCCCAGGACCCTTGCatctccctcccccagggcccctccagcccagaggcctcactTGGCTCCGTATCGCTCTCGAAACATGATGTGACTTCTGAACGTGCGTGCTACATCTTCATCGATCTGTTGGACTTGATCTGAGCACAACCTGGCCCGTTCCTtcatctcctgcagggcagggccgaGGCGGGGGGGGCAGCCTCAGGACGAGCCAACCCCCACTGTCACACAAGCACCCCAAAGCCACATCAGCTCTTCTGGTTGGCAGGGAGAGTTCCCCTTGAGGGAAGCTCATTCCCCTGATCCACGGAGGGTCATGGGTTCCCCACTCACCTTAGTGTCCACGCcacccccagtgcccagcagagGGGCCACTGCGGACCCGCTACAGTCAGCCTGAGGCCAAGGGCTCTGCCAATGTCCTTCTGTGctacctctgccttcccagagcaggAGAGACTGAATCAGGCCTCCGAGCCTCCTCACTGGGCTCTCAGGCCCCACAGGACAGGAGTCAGCCTCACCCTGACCAGCCTTcagggctgccccctgcaggagaGCCCCAGCTCCATCAAGAGAGTGGACACCCTTCTTGGACTTGGAGCTGGCCCCAGGGGCAGCCCCCACTTGAAGACTTGGGCGAGGGCGGGGCTGGCGGCTCAGTTGCTCCTTGCTCCCTGATGTCAGCCAGGGAGGTGacagcctggggccagccctcTGATGGATCAGCCCTCATTCCCAGAAGCAGTTGAGAGCTGACTCTGACCGATGGAACCAGCaggccaggtgggggctgggtgagctgaggccaggccaggcatgAGAAGGCCCAGGTGAAGGCAGGGCCCGGCGAGCATAACAAATGCACAAGCAGGGTCAGGTGTGGGGAGGGCCGTTAGGGACAGAGCCAGCTGAGGGCCCTAGCACACAGGACTTCCACCTCATTCCAGGCCGTCTCTATCCATTCAGGACCCAGCACAATGGCACTGGGCAGTCCTGGGCCTAGAGGCAAGGCGGAACCACAGGGATGAGGGCTGTGGCCCTGACCGGATCCTTGTGTCCAGGCCCATTTG of the Oryctolagus cuniculus chromosome 15, mOryCun1.1, whole genome shotgun sequence genome contains:
- the LOC103346451 gene encoding TBC1 domain family member 3D isoform X1, encoding MDSRWRLDMDALRSGRAQERAAIILKYEQGPRKWPQFHLGEEDDESGALVPDKLGFLCKQKPPRHGCLAVQWRKHQEGRRLQKWNKMLRNFTKYRSSEKFHRRIEKGIPAQVRGKVWAMMLSVDTRKAQNPGKFEEMKERARLCSDQVQQIDEDVARTFRSHIMFRERYGAKQRSLFEVLLAYSMYNPELGYSQGLSHVAALLLMWLSEEDAFWALVQLMGDSQHAMHDFYTPDSPKLERFQHHLGAIMRRVLPSLEKHLEKEGVCLEDYTAHWYIQCFLDGVPFPLALRMFDIYILEGAHVLTGMVYTVLKVHRKRLMKMSRDHIREFLQVTLKQAWSLSEDAVIRQLRASMRELGKLQCLLPPEDKPTEDGSPALQVPPGSQERAPPPVSIKTIVAESKGCHPAAAAPQEPAGASASVPGETGPLGSAVQPDSKQHTKEEKGSRGKSSTQPRGQGSSTGASGSGGAAHLSGPQCSWLDEPGPLRRWTSLTKLNVTFQDDSDSEDEEYYSGLEKQEEDEEEEEGEEDQAAECPASPWPKLLRDLRFVLPETIFEEDEEGGCEEGASPEPSSPALSVKSSESLRGPGLLAPQSLQSRGDLSRWGGLPNLSPPVKGADFWPLELGGQQGLRAPPPPASEPLDPGPMQAVPALGAGLKMPSLHGSPMHSGDTHGLEPAGASSALGDQACVPSLARGLLAAHSMEELDVCGHLEGKNSPPGVQLRRARSLGCLSTAASPMDKAPLWSSSPPS
- the LOC103346451 gene encoding TBC1 domain family member 3D isoform X2, which gives rise to MDTQRRLDMDALRSGRAQERAAIILKYEQGPRKWPQFHLGEEDDESGALVPDKLGFLCKQKPPRHGCLAVQWRKHQEGRRLQKWNKMLRNFTKYRSSEKFHRRIEKGIPAQVRGKVWAMMLSVDTRKAQNPGKFEEMKERARLCSDQVQQIDEDVARTFRSHIMFRERYGAKQRSLFEVLLAYSMYNPELGYSQGLSHVAALLLMWLSEEDAFWALVQLMGDSQHAMHDFYTPDSPKLERFQHHLGAIMRRVLPSLEKHLEKEGVCLEDYTAHWYIQCFLDGVPFPLALRMFDIYILEGAHVLTGMVYTVLKVHRKRLMKMSRDHIREFLQVTLKQAWSLSEDAVIRQLRASMRELGKLQCLLPPEDKPTEDGSPALQVPPGSQERAPPPVSIKTIVAESKGCHPAAAAPQEPAGASASVPGETGPLGSAVQPDSKQHTKEEKGSRGKSSTQPRGQGSSTGASGSGGAAHLSGPQCSWLDEPGPLRRWTSLTKLNVTFQDDSDSEDEEYYSGLEKQEEDEEEEEGEEDQAAECPASPWPKLLRDLRFVLPETIFEEDEEGGCEEGASPEPSSPALSVKSSESLRGPGLLAPQSLQSRGDLSRWGGLPNLSPPVKGADFWPLELGGQQGLRAPPPPASEPLDPGPMQAVPALGAGLKMPSLHGSPMHSGDTHGLEPAGASSALGDQACVPSLARGLLAAHSMEELDVCGHLEGKNSPPGVQLRRARSLGCLSTAASPMDKAPLWSSSPPS